Below is a genomic region from Xiphophorus hellerii strain 12219 chromosome 1, Xiphophorus_hellerii-4.1, whole genome shotgun sequence.
CAGCGTCCGGGTAACCTTCAACATTCCCCGAGATGCAGCAGAGCGTCTCAGACTGTTGGCCCAGAacaaccagcagcagctcagagacCTGGGTATTCTCTCTGTGCAAATAGAAGGTGATAGAAGCATAATTCATAAATTGATTTCTTTGGAAATTTAATGAACATGCAAATCCATATTTactgcttttcttttatgttttaatgttcaGGCGAGGGAGCAATCAATGTGGCTGTTGGACCAAACAGAGGACAAGAAGTAAGAGTGAATGGACCAATTGGTGCACCTGGTCAGATGAGAATGGATGGTGGCTTTCCAGGTCAGCCTGGCCCAGGTATGGGTTTACTTAATTTTTCTCAATTTATAGCAACAGATGATCCAGTGAATGAGAAACTATATTGCAGAAGACATCTGAGTCTGAACAAGTTAtgaaaacaatataaatgagtttttttcttttgttttattcagcattcattttttctttttaggtatTGTTCTTGCTTACTTTAGAATATTGATTTTGATTGATTTGCTTACAATTCTTTGCAAAGtcttcataccccttgaacttacTTACATtatgtcacattacagccacaaacctcaAGGTGCtttatttgggttttatgtCATGAACTTGCACAAAGTAGTGTATAAAGTGGGGAGGGAAAATATGCATGTTTTCACAGTtggtggcatgttttttttttctccaaggcGGGGTAAGGATGCCCAATCCGGCGATGGTTCCACGTGGGCCTGGCATGGTGGGTCAGCCTATGTTGCCAGGCAGCAGCGGACAGATGCACGCTCGTGCACAGAGACCACCTTTGCAGACAGGTTTAggtctttatttttgcttcaccTAATGATTGATGTTGGAATTGCAAATACATTACAGCACTTGCATAACAAAATTCCTCTGTTGTCACAGATGTGATGGATCCAATGATGATTTcagttcagcagcagcagcagcttcagcaccAACAGGGTGCTGCACATGCTTCAGCCCCCATGTCTGCTCAGGCTGCTCATCACATGCAGGCTCTGCAGGCAGGCAGACCAATCAACCCTGCCGCACTGCAACAGCAGCAGGCCCAGCAACAAGCTCAGCAGCAGGCTCAGCTCTCCCAGCTCGGACCTCGACCTCCATTCAACCCCACGGGCCCGATGGGTGTGCCTCCTGGCTGGAATCAGTTGCCCTCTGGCGTACTACAGCCACCAGCAGCCCAAGGAGGCCCTGCCTGGAGAAAACTCCCCCCTCAAAACCAAATGGTTCAACGCCCACCGTCACTGGCTACAGTTCAGACCCCCAACCATCCCCCACCCCCATATCCGTTTGGTAGCCAGCAGGCTGGGCAGTTATTTAATGCAATGGGACAGGGGCAGTTACAGCAGCAACAGCCTGCAGGAATGGGTCAGTTTGCTACGCCGCAACCTAAAAGCCAACAGGCTGGTCCAGGTGGTGTCAGCGGACCACCCAGACCCCCGCTGCCCCTACCGTCAACATCTGGACCACAGAGCAACATCACTGCCAAGTCACCTGGATCGTCCTCATCTCCGTTTCAGCAAGGTTCTCCTGGGACGCCTCCTATGATGGCTCAGAGACCTACGACTCCTCAGGGGTTCCCCCAGGGTGTCGGCTCACCAGGCAGAGCGGCTCTCAGCCAGCAGGGCAACATGCAGCAAGGATTCATGGGAATGCCCCAACATGGGCAGCCGGGAGCCCAAGTCCACCCTGGTGAGTAATTGTTGGTAAcggcttctttttctttttggtttccATGCATGTTAAAGCATGATGCAATTTTGTCTTTATAGAACAATCACTATAAAGTTATTTCTAATGTAATGATGGTTTCTTGAATTACTACTGATTGCAGGCATGGCAAAGCGTCCCATGGGCTTTCCAAACATGAACTTTGTTCAAGGTCAGGTGACTGGCAGCACTCCAGGAGCCCCTGTAGCAactcagcagctgcagaaccaACAAATGTCTCACACAGGTAAAAACTAATAATATAAGAGAAATTCAAATGACACTGCAGAAGGACGGCTGTATGATTGGGGGAAATTGATCATATTGGTCTAATGTAAACTATATTTCATTGTTCTTCACTCAATGTTCACAATTTCTTGaagatttgacatttttctcaaattttattaggtttgtgttttagaagaaaataatcAGAGAAAAACGGACAccgacatttttaaaaatatgcattgcTACCACAGTGTACATAAATTCAAGCTATTTATTTGCATGCACTGCATAAAGAGACATAACCTCATTCACCATTATTATGTCAGaccaaattttttgttttaggttaTTGGCATTACCCAAATTTCCTAAATATCAGAGTAATATTggacattttttgtcatttatttataatttgtgGAATGTTACAAAATGATTTGCCAAATTAGACCAAATTTGCACAAAAGTTTAGATTGTCTAattcagtggttcccaaagattttctgggcccccctatggattaccaTAAAAttgccccccaaaaaagaaaaaaaaaaaatcaactgggcacacacatcgttcaaccagatgGAAACCTATACACTTGTTggtcatattttgttttcaaactccactgaagtttatttcacacttcaggtttcaacaaaacacactacaaaccatctttacagtgaaacacttttgtgtaacagttttttttttttttttattcatccaaACCGCTTCCCGCGCCCCCCCCCTAGGGAGCGCGCCCCACattttgggaaccactggtctagtttgagatgtaaaatatgaatatgtttgTGTCATAAAAAAGATATTAAAGTAATTTCTACAAtcttacatatatattttttctgtttcaattcAGGAGCCCAGCCAGCAGCATCTACTCCCAACTCGATGCAGGGACCACCCCACGCTCAACCCAATATAATGGCTGGTCAGAGTAGTATGCCGGGACCACCCCCTGGCACCACAGCTGGGGCTAGTATGGGCCAGCAGCAGCCTGGCCTCCAGACCCAAATGATGGGCCTCCAGCATCAGGCCCAGCCTGTGTCCTCCTCCCCCAGCCAGATGGTTCAAGGCCAGGGTGGAGGTCAGACTGTCCTTTCAAGGCCCATTGGTCAAGGGCAGAGAGGAGGGATGACCCCACCCAAGCAAATGATGCCACAGCAAGGCCAGGGGGTGATGCATGGGCAGGGTCAGATGGTTGGAGGCCAAGGGCATCAGGCCATGCTcctgcaacagcagcagcagcaacaacaacaaaactcaatAATGGAGCAGATGGTTGCCAACCAGATGCAAGGAAACAAACAGGCATTTGGAGGGAAGATTCCACCTGGGGTTATGCCTGGCCAGATGATGCGTGGCCCTTCGCCCAATGTTCCTGGTAACATGCCTCAGTTCCAGGGCCAGGTTGGCCCACAACAGATGactccacagcagcagcagcaaatggctcagattcagcagcagcagttacaGCAACAGCATCAGCtgcaacagctgcagcagcagcaccaacagaTGAACCAACAACAGCCTCAGCAGATCCCAATCGCTGGTAATCCTAATCAAACTATGGGAATGCATGGGCCACAGTTGAGACTCCCTACTGGCCATCATCTCATCCAACACCAGCAACAACAGTTGCAACAACagtttcagcaacaaaaacaagttatgttgcagcagcagcaacaacaggcCGCTCAGCAGCATCCACATGTCATTGGAGATCCAAATAGTGGGACAGGGGAGTTAGGTGTGCAGCAGATGGTCCCTGATATGCAAGCTCAGCAGCAGCAAGGCATGATGGGAGGCCCCCAGCATATGCAGATGGGTAATGGTCACTTTCCAGGTCATGGCATGAACTTCAACCCACAGTTTGCTGGTCAGATGCCAGTTGGAGGACCATGTGGACAGCCCGGTGGCTTTCCTGTTAGCAAAGATGTTACACTGACCAGCCCACTGCTGGTCAACCTACTGCAGAGTGATATCTCAGCAAGCCAGTTTGGACCAGGGGGGAAGCAGGGAGCTGGTGGGGATAATCCAGCTAAACCCAAAAAGAAGAAACCACCCCGAAAGAAGAAGCCCAAGGAGAGTGATGGACAGCAGGAAGTCGAGGGACTTGGGTAATAACAATTATTTGTTACAGTTATGTTGAATGCTTAAACTGGTTATTTTGTCAGATGGCTCATTTTGTTTCTCCTTACAGTGGCCTTGATGGGACTGTTGGCATGGAAGATACAGATTTGCCAAATCTAAGTGGGGAGCAGGGTTTGGGTTTGGAAAGCTCCGGGCAAAAACTCCCCGATTTTCCTAATAGGCCTTCAggtacattttatgaaaaaaaaatccccccaaaaaacctaaGTTATTCAGTACAAATTGTCAGTAATTAGTCAAACAATTATTACAGTTGCATActcttttaatttataaaattgtaTTGTATTTGTTATTAAGTTATGACTATGACCCTCTTTGTTTTGAATAGGCTTTCAAAATCAGACTGGAGAACAGAGAGTTCTGCAACAGGTACCGATGCAATACatacagcaacaacaacagcagcagcaacaacatcaacaacaacagcagcagcagcagcagcaacaacaacatcaacagcagcagcagcagcatcaacagcagcagcagcagcaacatcatCAAATGCAGCAAATGCAACAGCAGCATATACAGCAACAGCAAATGCAGCAGCAAATGCAACATCaaatgcaacagcagcaaatgcaacaacaacagcagcagcaacaacaacaattgCAACAaatgcagcagcaacagcagatgATACAAATGCAGAATCTTCAGAATGCTCAAGCACAGCAAGGGATGCCAGGGTCACAACCACCAGGACAAAGTCAACCACAGATgcatcagctgcagcagcaacagcaacaacaacaacaacaacaacagcagcagcaacagcaatcACAACAGCAACAGCTGCAACAGCCCACCCTACAACAACAGGTACACGTATTGTGTGACTTAATGGTATTGTTTCTTGTCAACATCAGAAGCTGTATCTCGTTCCTAAAGTTTGTCTCTACATTCTAGCAGcagcagatgatgatgatgataaagaTGCAACAGGAATCCAAGAATCGCATGCCCATGCCCCCAGGAGGGCAGCTTCCTCCTAGAAGTTTAGGCAATCCAACAGACGTGCAGAGGCACCCTGTTTCGCAGCAGGGAAACATGCCTGTAATGATTAACCTTCAAGGGCATGGTGGTGTCCCACCCTCACCTGACAAAGCCAGGGGGATGCCCCTAATGGTGAACCCACAAGTAAGGCTTAATGTTAATgaatttaatataaacatttatatcTGATAATCAAAAGATAACTTTTGATTAAAAGTGCAGAGGtaatcagaattttttaaaatactttctaAAATCTTTTCCAGCTCTCAGGTGCTGCACGAAGAATGTCTCATCCAGATGTAGGACAAGGACCTCAAGGCAGTGGGTCTGAAGAGGTCTCCACTGGTCCCCACACAAAGCAAGACAGACCTGCTGGCTCAGAAATTGGAGTTCAACCTGGAAATGGGACACAGCAGATGGTTTCCAGCCAGACGTCCAACCCTCAAATGATGAAGCAAGGTCCTGGGCAAACAACAATGCCTCAACATACTGGGGCCAGtcctcagcagcagttaaccACTCAGCCCCAGCAAGGAGGCCATATGCCTGGCCTTCATTTTCCCAGTGTCCCAACGTCCTCACAGAGCTCAAGACCCAAAACCCCAAACAGAGCAAGCCCTAGGCCGTACCACCATCCCCTCACTCCGACTAATCGACCACCAAGCACTGAGCCCTCAGAAATTAACCTTTCGCCTGAGAGACTAAACGCCTCCATTGCAGGCTTGTTTCCTCCCAAAATTAACATTCCTCTTCCTCCAAGACAGCCAAACCTTAACAGGGGATTTGACCAACAAGGTTTGAACCCAACAACTCTGAAAGCCATAGGCCAGGCTCCCCCTAGCCTTACTCTGCCAGGCAACAACAATAACGGCAATTTAGGAGGAAATAACTCTAACAATCAACAGTCTGCTGGAGCCGGTGTAGGGGTTTTAGGTGCCAAGCAAGATAAACAGTCTGGGGGTCAGAATAAAAGGGCAAGTCCTAGCAACAGTCGTAGGTCGAGTCCGGCTTCCAGTCGAAAGTCTGCCACTCCAAGTCCAGGAAGGCAGAAGGCGACAAAAAATACCATGAATTGCCCTCCTCACCAGCAGCAGATGGTTAACCCTCAAGGACAAACCATGATGCTAAGTCCTTCCTCTGTACCACAGAGTCCAGTATCAATGCCTTCACAAGCTGGCGGAGCCATAGAGACACAGCAGAGCCAGAGCTCCCTCCATGGTATTCATGGTAACCCTGTTGATGGATTTAGGGAAAATCAGGGAATAATGCCACCAGAGCAGCGACCAATTGCTCAACCTCCAGCCCAGACACAGCAATTTAGAGATTTGTCATCGCCAAGAATAAGCCCTCGTATGCCAGCACATCAGGTTCTCAAACCTGATGTTGAGACGCAGGCCAACACAGTTGACAGACCCCCAACACATCTAGCTACTGGACAGGACTCAGAGGTCTCACCTGCTCTTAAAGCAGCTCCAACATCCCTTAACCAGTTACTGGATAACGCAAATATTCCAAACATGTCACTTCGGCCCTCGCAAACAGGGAATGACAACAAGTCTACTTTGGATCCAGATAGACCTGTATCCAGCAGTTCTCAGAACGCAGATAAGTCAACATCTGTCGTTACTACAGCCGCTGCTCCTGCTACTGCCGCAAATGAAACTCCAGCTATACCTAGATCTGCTCTAATTCCTACCAGTGGTTCTGCCTTGCCACCTACTTCAATTCCAAGCTCGCACCCATCCACTGCTGCAAACTCTAGTAGTACCCTTAGTCTTAAACACAACCCATTACCTAACTTTGTAAATTCAAATGTAAATCCAGCAGCTACTCTTACCAGCTCAGTCTGCACTAACACCAATGCCAATCCAGGTCTAAGCACCAGTATGCCTGCTTCCGGTCAGAACACTTTTGCCTCCTCTGTTAGTGCCAGTTCTGCAGTAAACGCTGCCAGTTCAGCTGTCAAACCAAGCCCCAGTCCAAAACCTGTGACCAGTGTTCAATCAGTCATACAGATCCCCGCGTCATCTAGTAACATTTCCCCCAACCAGATAACAGTGTTTGTTACATCAAACCCCATTACATCTGCACCCACTTCACAGGTGCCAACATCAATGGTGTCCACCATGGTGGCCGTCCCTAACAAGAATATAAGGCCTCAAGACATCCGGCATCAGAGTTCTGGCCCTCGACCTGCACAATTTATTACCACTACACCTGTATTTATTAACCCAATTTTCCAGGTCCCAGCTTCCTCTGTGGCACCTAATTCAGGAGTTGTATCACAGTCTGTTACCATGGTGGGGTCTTTACAGGTCTCAGCTGCAAACATCCATCTTTCTCATGCCCCTAGCTCCTCTCAAACAACAGGGGCTACCATGACAAGCGCTCAGTCTAACAGGAGTGGTCTTGGACAGGTCCACATAACCACTAGTATGTCGCCATCAGGGCCAGTTAGTACTCTTGTAGCTCCTCAGCAGTTTAACCAAGGAAGCATCAAACCAGAAACTCCAAGTGAGGCGAGTTCCTCTCAGAAATCTGCTGTCCCGGTGCATCAGCCTTCTCCCCACCCAGGCCCGTCTGTATCAGCTTCCTTTCAGCCACCTCTGGCTTCTCCGCCTCCTTGCTCCAGCCCCATGGCTGTTCGAAAGAGTCCTGTGCCTCCATCCCCTGCTTCCCAAATGAAACCAATGCCCACATCGGTCACTGTATCCGTTTCTGGCAAAGGCGACTCCCAACAAACTACTGTAGAAAGGCCTCTGCAGAGTCATACAGGGGGTGTCCCACAGCAGGTCTTTCTACATCCTGCTAATCAGACTGAAACACAAGCTCCTCATACTACTGTTGTTGGTTCAAATAATAATCCACCTGTGATTTCTAAAGAAATCCCCAGTCAAGTTACAGTTCCTACTCAGATTGTTGGACAGGCTCCTGCACCAGTCTCAGTCCCAAATCAGCCACCACCTGTAAATTCTCAAGCTCCCGTTGCGACTGTAGTTGGCTCCGGGGTTTCTTCCAGTGCTTTGCTTTCTACAGTCCCTCCCATACAATCTTCTGTAACATCTGTTCTTCCGATTGTTGCTGCAAGCGGACCCGATGAGGCTTCCCACATCACCTCCTCCCCTACTGGTATTCCCAGTGCAGTTCCAGCAAGCCAGACAGATGTCCCAGCTGCAGAGCCTTCTGTGCCGCCgccagcagaagcagcagcagcagctgaatcCACCCAGGCCACCCCAGGTACATTCATAGcaagccaaaaaaaaatattcgTCTTGTTATTATACGTATTGTCACTCCTGTGTTAActgatttttgcattttggcCCTAAATGGGAAATTTTAGGGCTATTGTCTGCATATGCATACAAATTTATTGCCACCCATAGCAAAGatttataaaaagaaagcatgttGCAGCACCATTATCTGccaatattaataaattctaATAATTATCAGTTAATTTGAGTACATGTGTAACATTCACCAAGATTACTAGTAGAGTTTACCtgatgttcatttaaaatgtcctgttaTTGTAAATGGGTCATAACAGACCTGGTGCATTTGGAAAAAGAACTGGCCCATAGCATCACGAGACCTCCATCACACTTAGTAGTGAGAAATAGGACATTTCCACATCTTCATCCTTTGTTTCAAACCTGACCAGAAGGCTTATTGTTTGTGTGCCCTCCAAGCTACTAATTGACATAAAGATAGATAactgcagaatttttttttaaatcacataaCAGTAAATAATTGGGGGATGAATAAAAATTGTCACAGATTACTTAagatttaattatgtttctagAAAAGCTGATTAACATACAGTTTGAAAAATTATTCagctacttttattttaaagaaattgatGAGGAACAATTGTGCTCTGGGttgttattgggattttttgcacatttttgataTCTTCAgtatgtttaattaaaaatgagatttttcgCAAATTTATTTGAGaactatttaaacattttatcaggGTGCCAACAAATTTATCTGCTACTATGCAGATGATGTTGCTTtactttcacacacacacagctgcttcTTGTAGCTTTTTAAACTGTTGTGCATCTAGATGTTTTCCACCACTGTAGATGTTTCTCCTTATGTTTCAGCACCGCTGCAGCCAGAAGCCTCACAGGAGCCTGCCTCAACTGAGAAGACGGGTAacttatctttattttattttatttttttcagaataaaaaaacaagcattaaCATTTTTGGAAACTTTAGAGTCCTAATAGACCATTTGCTCCTGTCTTTCTCAGGTGAAGACATCTCAACAGGTTCAGAGCAGGGGTAAGGCTCCAAAATTATCGTTGCTGTCCTCTCTGCTTGTTTTGGGTGGCGGGGCTTCTAAGCTGTCCtcttttttaacattaatttcACGGAGAGCAAAACCAATCTTGGGATATTCTTGGGGATTTCTGTCTCCATTGAAACAATTTGGAGGTTTGTTTGGTTGGCCATGGGGGTACGTGATGAGCAAAGGCCTACGGACTTGGTATGTATGATTAGCATGAGATTATATGATATTTAAAGCATGTCAAATCAAAGGCAGATCATTACCACATGGCTGTATCTCCACATTGGGATTGTCATGATATGGTGAGGTGGTAAAACTGTTTGTTCAGCACAGTTGATAGTTTACCGCTGTTTTTCCACTTCTATCACAGATGggcaaagaaaagaaagacgCCCATCAACATAGTCCCAAGGTATGTATTTTGACATGGTTGTGCTGCAAAGGCAGAAGCAGTGATCATGTCGACATAGTCGTGGATGCTGTTGGGATGAAGATGGACAGTATCTGTGGTAGATGAGGAAAAACAGCAGAGTCCTCTTTGGTATTACAATGTTGAGTAAAGCAGAAATGGTTGCTCGTTAGTAACAGATCCACGTCCTGTTTTTCTCtccttgtttgttgtttgtctttgtggttctcccagagctgctgtggaGAAGCCCAAGGGGCCAAGCAGACGGAGCTCCCGAGCtgagaaggaggcagaggaggagccGGCGGTAGACAGCGGCATCCGGAAGAGGTCAGCCAGGCCTGGAACCAGTGCTGCAGTCAAAGGTACAATAATCACCGAAGTGACGTTTCAAAGTCAGTACCTTTCACATAAGTGTGACGTAAGACATTATAAAGTTTTCTCTAACCGACGTATTTGGTTTTACAGAAACCGCAGCAAGTCCCACCCAAGCCAAACGAAGGAAGTCTAAATAGGCACAACGGTGGTCGTTTACCTGTGAACtgtactgtaaatgttttttttttctgctgtgaaTCAGTTGACCTTAGTTTCTCTGGCTCAGTTTAAAACTTAAACTAGAGGAAGATACTATGTACagattgttttctgaaaaaaaataaagctattGTTTTGTTGACGCTTATGTGTGATTGTAGCTAGAATGTGTGTATACAGTTTGTGTGaatgtgctatttttttttctataaaatgctGGATTAATCATGAAGATTGATAATGAAACTCACCATTTACTGTATGATTAAGttgtaaaatcaaattaaattttctactgcttttgttctgtgaaATGACATGCTTGTTCTTTTTGTCAATTATGTTGAAtttgatttcagattttttatgttaCCAGAATTGATTGTGCTTACATCTGTGTCCTGTCCGCCCATTTAACGGTTTAATGGCTGTCCGAGATAGGGTCGCTAAGGTAACGAGTTCAAGAAGGCAACTAAGAGGGGTCTCTCCCCAGTGACATTCTTCAGCTCATTCCAAGATGCTTTTAGGCCAGAAGGAGTCTTTTTGGTGAGTTCTGCGTTTGCCTGTATTATTTGCATAGAAAACCTGTCGATGTGAAAAAGAAGCAATTCTACTCCAAACTTTCCAAGAATATTGGAGCTCCTTACCCACTTTAAGGCTTTGACAGGCCACACTACGGAAATTATTTCCTTATCCTTATACACAGGATCACATTCTTACGTTTGGTAAGAATGTGACCAGAATGTAACCTATGGTTATGTGTGTCATAACCATAGGTTGTGCATAGACCTGTAAATTATAAGGTATGCAATTGGCTTCAAGCCCTTTTCCTTCCATCAATAGTTTTGCTAAAATactagaaacagaaaaaaaaaaaactcatatggagggagaaaaaaaatcttggaaaaATATCtcaatctgaaaacaaaatctgtagctgaaaaaaactgaataaatgtatttgaatatatatatatacacacacacacataaaggaaattaaaaagaatttaaaatagtatttttttaatggacttacaaattattttatccGTTTTAACCTTTgctttttctcttgttttgatCAATATAACTTCCATTAGTTTGACTCTTAATTTGTGAATGTAAAAATCCATAGCGGGGTTCCAGCTTTGGATGCCACGGGAGTAGGTGAGGGCAAACCTGATGAAGAGTTTGGGGGAATTTCAATAATGCCAAGACTGACCCCGACGTGTTTATAACTTATATGACTGGTGTAGAGTAGTAATAAATGCCAGCCTTCATAGATGTTTATACAAGGAGAGAGTTCTCTGATAGAGTGAGCATGCGCAGTTGACAAACATTGGGACTCCATTCCAGGCTGTCAGTGAGGGTTCCCTGAACCTCGCATCCTGGACTGTCGTCCTCTCAGTGATAACTTTATCTGCtctccaaacaaaaacaacttgacCATGAGTGGGGATCATGGACGCGGAGACTCTCAGGTAGCTCTCGCTTCATAGTCGAGGTTTTTTCTCGGtagttttaaatcaagatttcCGACCACAACTGACATAATATGAGTAATAACCGTCACgttatgaaataaatgttaattaacTCTGAAAACTGAAGCAACTATTCGCAGAGGGAGCCCTCCAGGTGTCCAGGTTGTTTGTgccctttttgttttgtattttgataCAGGAACGTATTTCTAGGTTGCAGTTGTAACTTGAACAGCCAACCTACCGGcgtttttaaaattgaaataataaaaatattttcctcacaATTTTCAGGTCAACTCTGGATCTAAAGGAAGTGGTAGGTCCTTTTCTGACGATTTTCTTTATTCATCCTGACTAGTTTCTAACCGTAGCCGCTGGTACCTGTCTACTGTTAGTTTTTAAAGGACAGAAATGGCGTCCCAGAGACTAAGTCCCTTCTCCTCCACTCTCTTGCGGCTATTGTTCAAAAAGAGGGTCTAAAATGTGCATTTACCACCCCCggatttcaaaagtaaaagaataTTCTGAAAGAGGCTGATCTCTGGTAAATTTTGCATGCCTTAGTGTGATGATATATGGATGCAATTGGGATGAATTTTGGAGCCGAAAGTGATGGAATTGGGGTTGAGGACTTAGTCTCTGcgccattttcttttctgtgtgtagCATCCAGGGCGCCGCTGAGCGAGCCAGCTGTCCGCCGTGATATGGAGGCGAGAGCGGGGCGCTTAT
It encodes:
- the ncoa6 gene encoding nuclear receptor coactivator 6 isoform X1 — translated: MAHQQTPPDVSHKAEHLESDNDSDRDSGVGDDAVEEADSCHKCNTTEVDEVKKADRMEEHGVKDEDSTVFVAFQGNMNDEDFAQKLDSVLSGIPNVLNMGSDKLQPQCVEPWNSVRVTFNIPRDAAERLRLLAQNNQQQLRDLGILSVQIEGEGAINVAVGPNRGQEVRVNGPIGAPGQMRMDGGFPGQPGPGGVRMPNPAMVPRGPGMVGQPMLPGSSGQMHARAQRPPLQTGLDVMDPMMISVQQQQQLQHQQGAAHASAPMSAQAAHHMQALQAGRPINPAALQQQQAQQQAQQQAQLSQLGPRPPFNPTGPMGVPPGWNQLPSGVLQPPAAQGGPAWRKLPPQNQMVQRPPSLATVQTPNHPPPPYPFGSQQAGQLFNAMGQGQLQQQQPAGMGQFATPQPKSQQAGPGGVSGPPRPPLPLPSTSGPQSNITAKSPGSSSSPFQQGSPGTPPMMAQRPTTPQGFPQGVGSPGRAALSQQGNMQQGFMGMPQHGQPGAQVHPGMAKRPMGFPNMNFVQGQVTGSTPGAPVATQQLQNQQMSHTGAQPAASTPNSMQGPPHAQPNIMAGQSSMPGPPPGTTAGASMGQQQPGLQTQMMGLQHQAQPVSSSPSQMVQGQGGGQTVLSRPIGQGQRGGMTPPKQMMPQQGQGVMHGQGQMVGGQGHQAMLLQQQQQQQQQNSIMEQMVANQMQGNKQAFGGKIPPGVMPGQMMRGPSPNVPGNMPQFQGQVGPQQMTPQQQQQMAQIQQQQLQQQHQLQQLQQQHQQMNQQQPQQIPIAGNPNQTMGMHGPQLRLPTGHHLIQHQQQQLQQQFQQQKQVMLQQQQQQAAQQHPHVIGDPNSGTGELGVQQMVPDMQAQQQQGMMGGPQHMQMGNGHFPGHGMNFNPQFAGQMPVGGPCGQPGGFPVSKDVTLTSPLLVNLLQSDISASQFGPGGKQGAGGDNPAKPKKKKPPRKKKPKESDGQQEVEGLGGLDGTVGMEDTDLPNLSGEQGLGLESSGQKLPDFPNRPSGFQNQTGEQRVLQQVPMQYIQQQQQQQQQHQQQQQQQQQQQQHQQQQQQHQQQQQQQHHQMQQMQQQHIQQQQMQQQMQHQMQQQQMQQQQQQQQQQLQQMQQQQQMIQMQNLQNAQAQQGMPGSQPPGQSQPQMHQLQQQQQQQQQQQQQQQQQSQQQQLQQPTLQQQQQQMMMMIKMQQESKNRMPMPPGGQLPPRSLGNPTDVQRHPVSQQGNMPVMINLQGHGGVPPSPDKARGMPLMVNPQLSGAARRMSHPDVGQGPQGSGSEEVSTGPHTKQDRPAGSEIGVQPGNGTQQMVSSQTSNPQMMKQGPGQTTMPQHTGASPQQQLTTQPQQGGHMPGLHFPSVPTSSQSSRPKTPNRASPRPYHHPLTPTNRPPSTEPSEINLSPERLNASIAGLFPPKINIPLPPRQPNLNRGFDQQGLNPTTLKAIGQAPPSLTLPGNNNNGNLGGNNSNNQQSAGAGVGVLGAKQDKQSGGQNKRASPSNSRRSSPASSRKSATPSPGRQKATKNTMNCPPHQQQMVNPQGQTMMLSPSSVPQSPVSMPSQAGGAIETQQSQSSLHGIHGNPVDGFRENQGIMPPEQRPIAQPPAQTQQFRDLSSPRISPRMPAHQVLKPDVETQANTVDRPPTHLATGQDSEVSPALKAAPTSLNQLLDNANIPNMSLRPSQTGNDNKSTLDPDRPVSSSSQNADKSTSVVTTAAAPATAANETPAIPRSALIPTSGSALPPTSIPSSHPSTAANSSSTLSLKHNPLPNFVNSNVNPAATLTSSVCTNTNANPGLSTSMPASGQNTFASSVSASSAVNAASSAVKPSPSPKPVTSVQSVIQIPASSSNISPNQITVFVTSNPITSAPTSQVPTSMVSTMVAVPNKNIRPQDIRHQSSGPRPAQFITTTPVFINPIFQVPASSVAPNSGVVSQSVTMVGSLQVSAANIHLSHAPSSSQTTGATMTSAQSNRSGLGQVHITTSMSPSGPVSTLVAPQQFNQGSIKPETPSEASSSQKSAVPVHQPSPHPGPSVSASFQPPLASPPPCSSPMAVRKSPVPPSPASQMKPMPTSVTVSVSGKGDSQQTTVERPLQSHTGGVPQQVFLHPANQTETQAPHTTVVGSNNNPPVISKEIPSQVTVPTQIVGQAPAPVSVPNQPPPVNSQAPVATVVGSGVSSSALLSTVPPIQSSVTSVLPIVAASGPDEASHITSSPTGIPSAVPASQTDVPAAEPSVPPPAEAAAAAESTQATPAPLQPEASQEPASTEKTGEDISTGSEQGWAKKRKTPINIVPRAAVEKPKGPSRRSSRAEKEAEEEPAVDSGIRKRSARPGTSAAVKETAASPTQAKRRKSK